The window GGTTTGTGCTACCATTCGCCATTCTTTTGTCTCAGAAAATTATTGATATAAGAGTATGCTCTAATAACGATTCTGTGAAAATCTTAAATTAAGCTTTTAAGTGTTTTCAGAATAAAAAGATGAGGGCAGTTCAGTAAACATCAATGCAACTTCAATCCCCCGATCATAGTTATCAACCTTTTGCAACTTCAGTCTGATCTAAACCAAGATAATAGTTACCTTGCAAGGTATTAAACTCTTCCTTAGCCTGGTTTAGTTCAGCTTCCAAACATTTTAGACGCTCATCTACTTCCACTCTGTGTTCACTGTATctaatgagtttttcttttaagcTCTGCAGGAAAAGGGGAGCATTTTCAAATGACGATGTTAACTCCGAATACATAAGTTAGATCAATCTATAATTCTTTTTTGCTGTTAATTACTAAGGCATAAATGAAACGTAAAGATAAATATCTGTGGCTCAAATGGTGATGGTCATACCTCAGTGAACTGTGCCATATCCATCAGGCCAGTTTGGCTACCGAGAGTCGATGACGATGCCTTAATGTTCAAAACTCTAAACTGTGAACATGGAGATTGTCCAGTTGGAGCCACCGATGAATTTGTGGTTGAAGCCATCTTTGATTGAGGTGTGAAACTCATCCTTGGATAAGGTGTAGAACACCCAATCTCATCTCTTTCAAATGTTTGAGCAGGCGTTAGCTGAATCTGTAAATTAAGAGGACATGTTCTCAACAACCTGCATTTTCTACTCATGGTAAAAACATATTGTAAGATAACCCAGTCCACAAATTTCTACCTTTAAGCTCATATGAATCTCGGGAAATCGAGAATGGAAAACCCTGAAAGAAAAGTCACCCTCGCTTTTAGGTAGGGAAACTGTAGAAACTTTGCAGAACCCGTGAACAAATGCATATCTGACTTCACTCTCAACACTGCTTGAATCAGATTCGGCGCTCATGGTATGAAAATATCCAGAATTTTCATCATGATGGATACTAGTATCAATAACACCATCTGAATCCGTCACTTTGAATTTGAGGTTTGTAAGATTTGTACCAGCAGTACAGCAGTCGGGCAGCTGATCAAAACAATCAATTTCAGAATGAGAAAGGattaaaaaacatgaaaaatgtgTAGGGAGTGAAGATGAAAGACAGAACTCAGAACAGGAGAAACGCATTGAAACAATCAACCTATTTTACGGATACTTACCTTTGTTAAGAGCCTGAGCTCTCGTTTCTCAATTATAGACTCTTTCTTGAAGATCTCATCAGTACCAGACATAACCGAGAGTGATACTAcacagaaaaagcaaaaaaatacaTTAGACAATTAGAAGATATGTTTTGTTACATCTTACAAAAGAATGGTGGCAGATGTTACTAGATTTCCCATAGCCGGCCGTTACTTGGAGAATTCCAGACAGATCAACGCAGCCACAACTATCAACCTGTGACATGATCAATGAGCTTAACGAGTGAATAGAACATTTGTCAATACACAGTCACCAAACAGACCAATGAACTAGAAACAAAGCTTATAATATGGTATCCTAGAAGTTGGTTATTCTAAGAAAATAAGCTCCTCGCACCTTTCGGTGCAAGCCCATCGAGTCTTTGATACAATAGCCCTCAGTGCAAATCAGAACATTGGTCCCTTCTGCAACATGGTTATTATATCCATCAAACACCtgcatgaaaaaaaattgtactcaGTGGAATTATTCATTACGTAACACTTAAAATGTAAAGAACTTTTATTACATATACCTCCAAGATATAATTTTGAGCAGTAGAATCTGGAAGCAAATTTTCCAAAGCCTCTGGATACATCTCAACAACACGCTTCATAGGCCCAGGATTAACTGGAATATGAAAAGATTGTGAACTAAATAATTATTCTACACAAAAGTACTCTTATTAAATCAGGTTAGTTTGTATCCCAAAACACTTCCTACTGTTGTCAATTTTTTCAGTTCCATAAACAAAGCTAAATTTACAAAAAGGTCATTTAGTTGGAGTAACATTACTGATCGATACAAGATATTTTGATAACTCCTTCCCGTATCTTACTACAAGATATTGTAGCACAGACATATAAAGACTGCTACTATACAAAATTAGAGCATTAGGCTTACTTTTACACGCAACTGAGACGGAAAATGGTTCGTCCTTTGAGCATATCTTTAAGGTTGCATCATAATCTGGCCTGATCTGATCTAAGCTATCAGTCTCAACGAGCATATTCTGCATTAATTTCAGAAGATTAGACTTTGCCAGAAATTCAACAGCCATCAAAGGTCTTCTTCAGCTGCCACAAGGAGCCTAATTTGGTATCTAACCCTCACTCGATAACAATAATATAGAAATAACATTAGTACTTGAAGAGGTTAAATACCTCGACTTTGAGAATTCCATCATCTACCAGGTTGGCCTCAATCATATCAATCTTTCTTTCGAATCCGGGGCTGGCTTTCAGTTCAACTTCGAGAGTTGGAACAGAAGTGAATGGTATCTGATTTTCATATTCATCAAAGCAAGCGATAGAGCAAGGAGGAAGTGAAGAACCCACCCTGTAGACACACCATTATACTGATCAAATTTGAGATCTTAAGTGCAGGAATAAGAGAAAGGTCACACACGTGTTCCGTTCTGAAGAATATAAGACTTACTGGACATTATACTGCTGCGTGAACTCAAGATTAGAAGCAAGTTTCCAACTTCCCACCTTCGAAGACGGTTCAACGAGCACCTTTTTCTTAGCGGTAATCGATTTTCCCTGTGTTCAAACAATTGGTTACATGATTTCTCGAGACACTTAAATGGCAGATAAAGATTATAGCATCACTTacaatagagaaacaaaaattgtaaatgcCAGTTTTATTGAACTTGTCAGGGAGCTTTGACTCAAGTGGAAAGATGTAGAGACCATGAAACCCCTTACAGGATGTAGGAAAACAGTCATGTGAATACAAAATTTTGGTATTCTTATTCGAATCTTGAAATTCTACTTCCATGAGCATGTTTCCATCCATCTTCACAATATGTTTCTGATGCAACTTTTTCGACACTTTTGAAGATGTGAAGCTAGCAGGTCGAACAACTGCAACAATCTGTTGCGGGGGAGTTTCTCCAGCACGCACTGTATCACCAAATGATGATTCCTATGGCATGTTCATAAATAAAACGTTATCTGGAAGTTAATGATACTATAACAGCAAACCCTATAACTATATCTGACtcatttttagaaagaaaagaaacgttCCTACCCCATCAATGTTCAGTGCTCTGCAATCTTTCTCATCCAGCAAATCAATTCTCGATGGATCCTTTTCCCGTTGCTTCTCAATTTTTCTATTCCATTCAGTTTCATCTAAAGGTAGACACTGTTCAAAACAGAGTGAAGTCAAGAGGGTacgcaaaagaaaaagaatatgattAAAGGGTTCAGCAGTTGACCATTCCAGAGTCAATAATACTGATTGGAAAAGATGAAGAACTTCGTAGTTCCAATCTTGAAACTCCTTTAGTCATTGAAAGAAGGCATCCCTCATCTTCAGAGTAATTGATTTGCCTAGATCAAAAATTCAGATTCAGACTACAAGAATTAGAGATAGTGAACTCTTCTAGTATTCAGAACTAGTTAAATAGAAAAGAAACCACCTGCATATAATCCAGGCATCACCTGCTCAGAATCAACAGAGACAGATCAATTCAACATTGTTCTAGTATGTAGTTTAAATGATAGTTGAGACGGTACTTACCGCCTGCTTCGTCGTCGAAACCTTCAACGAGAAAATAGTCAATTGTCGCATAGACATCATTCTTGTGAACCCCTCCACATGCACCTTTCAGAATCCTGATCTTCTGTCCACGCTTCCATGACATCCCTTTTCTCTTCATAATACTGTGCACCCTCACAGCTAGAATTCAAAAGCATTGCAGTTACAAATAGTTTTACACAAGGAATAAAGAAAAGATGACAATATTATCACTACAGATATCATGAAGCTTTTACAGCACATTTCTGGCTATTCattgaaaaaatttgaaaatggtTATACCAAACAatagtttgccaaaaaaaaaaaaaaggttataccAAACAATTACTTTTTATCTTTACGAAGGCATTAGGCATGCATAGTCGTTTGCAGCTGCATACCTTCACAATCAGGCGAAATGCAAAGAGCTTTGTTATCCAAGGAATCGAAAATAACGACTGCGTCGTCTTCACCTGAcgcctcttcttcatcataagTCTTATGCATCTCAAGAACCCAAGCCTTATAATCCTGGTCCACTTGCCCAAATACTAAAGTTTTTCCTTCTCTATGTAGTACACAACTGACATCTGTAAAACATAGAATTAAATGTATTTGAGATAATAGAAGAAGAGCAAACCAAGATTGCAAATGGGTTTAAACTAACCGTTATCCTTCTCCTTTGATTTACTACCAAAGTTTTTCAGAGCCAAAGTGAAGGGGCTTTGACTTGCAAGATCGGTCTGCATAAAACATgtttaataatcatgtaaaattGTACTAATAAGTTTAACTAATCAAGCATAATGTTAGCTCACTTTTGAAGGCGTTGGGCTAAAACCAGCATCCAAATCTGTAACCACCAACGAGTGCACATGAAACATGCTCGGATAGAACAATTTCAAACAGATAAATATACAATTGACTAGTGCGAGGCATCATACCGACGAAGCATATCACTCTTTGACACGATTTCTGCAAAGTAGTGGCTCTGTCCCCCTTTTCCATAAACGGAATTGATGCCTACACATAGTTATTGGAAACAGAAGCAAGGATTCACCCACAGTCATAACCTTTTTAAATCCTTGACGGACTAAACATAGTCAAATATCATTCAAAACATTCTCTGGTAACAGAACTGTGAATACTCCAGGAAGAAAAACTAATGGTGAACAAAGAAGACCAACCCAAGATACTTCTGGGAGTAGACGACCAAGTCTTCGTACATAAAGACGACTAAAAGTTTTGAAGCTTTCAGAAACTTTGTATCCTTCCTTTTCTAAGCTTTCCAAAATAATATTACTGCTCTCTTTATAATTACTCTCTTTTTCCTGTCACATACATAGTTCAGAACTTAAGTGTTCAGTTCAAGAAGGTAAACCAATGGTCAAGTTCGCTTCTTTGGAAAGGATTTTCATACCCGTATGATTGGAAGATAAGCAAACTTGAGGCGAGAATTTGCCTCCTGAAATGACCCTGCATGAAAAAGATATTGTCAAGACTCCAAACGATATGATAAAATATTCTGGATTCTAATTCAGcgttctacaaaaaaaagtatattgaaCCCTAGTTTCAATATCTCCATATAAGTTACATTAGCTTTCAttgttgttacaaaaatatactaTAGAAATATACTTATCTGTTTCTATATCTCTATGTAAGTTACACTCACAACTGCAATTTTGTTTACAAGGACATAAATTGATAGCTCTGGCTGTTTGCTACCAAATGCTGGAGCAAAAGCTGCCAGACACTTAACAGAGAGGAAGCATCTTGAACTGTCAAAGGGTTGataccttttgttttttcaccATGAAAGAATCGAATCTGAAACCAAAATTCTCGACCCTTGGAGTTTAGGTTGGTAGTGGCAACCTCTCCACCTATAATCTCAGCTAAATCCTCTCCATTGACCTGGGCAAAGACCAAGGAAATTAGAAAAGGTTGAAACTAAGAATGTCAAATCCAAAACATCTGTAGAAATAATAACACACCTGAAACTCTACAGGCCTTTCAGTCCTCCCAGTATTAGAGATTTCATCACACTacatgttgacaaaaaaataatgaaacctCCGACAAAGAAACACCATAAAGGGATCACCACATATTGTATTAATATTAGCCGACGAAAACCTGAAtgtaaggaaaatatatatcctTAAGTCTGCACTGAAGTTGATATATTTCTGGCATTTTACATTCCGATTCAAATATCTCAACCTGGAAATAAAACAGAATAGCAGTTTCAGATAAGCAGATGCGTATTGCAACTTGCTGATTCATGCAATCAGAGGAGCATAGATTAAGGTCACGCAGGAGAAAGTGGAAAGATTGTTATAGGATTCTAGAACAGCATCAAAAACTTTTGCATAATCTTATCATTAGAACATAATTCTCCAATAAAAAGGTATCACTGCATGATATGAATAAACAAACATGGAGACTATATTTGTTAACAGAGATAAACTCAAGAAATCCAAGTAGCAACACAAAATAAGCTGTGTACCTTTGTGAAGCTTCCATGAGGTGATAACTTCATTTCCTCCTCCAGAGGATCCCTCATTCCACCATCAacctttcaaattttttaaatccaCAATTTAATAACATAGACTATGACGAGCAGTAAAGGGTGATGAATcatgaatatattatatcacCTTCCAGTTTTTTCCTAAGACAGAACGGTTGTCAATCAAAGCTTCTCGATTGAGTTGCAAGGTGAATACTTTCTTAGACTGTTTCGTCTTTGAAGACACCAAAGTACGCCTAATCATAGAAGAGAATTAAATGCACCCAAGGAAGGCAGACAATCATTCCTCAGATTAGTAAAATACTCaccttcctaaatgcatacaaGCATAAGGACCTCCATATCCAAACATCCCAAAGAATGGCTACATAGCAAAATAGTGAATCTTCCTCAGATTAGTAAAATACTCGAGTTCATTACTGTTCAATTCAAAGATGCATGTCTTGTTATGTAGAAAGACTCATGATAATTTATAAACTGCCAGCAAAAACTCTTCTAAGATTCTTGGTGTTAAGTACCATAAGGTATGGTGGTTTGCCTCCAATAGCTTTGGATTTTTGCGACCTATGTAATGAAGCCCCTATTTTCCCCCTGCGCAGTGTTAAGAAAATGAAGACTGCTTAAAGATCAAACTCGCGGTATGAACTTGAGTAAGGAAAATTTGATTGAACTGTGAAGTTACTTATATTCTACCGATACATTCCATGTTTTCAGATTCTCACCATTTATCAATAGAATTTGCGTCGCTACTGTCCATTCCAGGACCAGAATCAAAGATTGAAATCCGATCACCGAGAACATCGACACTGCAAAAGCAATTACATGAAATCAAAAGATAAAGTTCATTTGAAGTATATGACCTTTTAGGACAAGAACAAACCTAATCAGTCTTCGATCTCCGGGCGAACAAGACCACACAGCTTGCAGAGAATTATCCTGTGATATAAGCAACATGAAAATTGGAGTTCATAAACGAGGCAAACTAACACAGTCATACCCAATCATATGATAATTAAAAGGGTGATCCAGACGACGTGGAGTTATATTtcacaaagaaaccaaaccaagcAACATCACAACAATGAAATAACTAAACCagtaaaactaattttattcaGTTCAACAAACAACTACACCATAAAGAGAATTTGATTAACGAGAGAATCTCAGATCTAAACCCAAGCTGTTAACACAACTTCAGACGACTACAAAATCCATAGGAGTGATCCTGCACCAGACTAACACAAGAAAAAACTCATACAATACCGCCAGCCAAGCTGAGAATGAGGTGACTTCTTGAGATTCGTCTTTGGAGCAGCCCCCTGTGTACAAATTTATACTTGTAACTAACCCTCCCCTGCCAATTAGTAATCAGTACCCACCCGCTAATGCCTACGGAATAAGTCTTCACCTCTTGGCTTATTCTCATCCCATTCTCGAACACATATAGTATCTCTCAAAAAGGCTACTTTGAGAGTCATTTCATCGAGCACCTGGAGGGTGTTTTTCATCTTGACACATGTCTTCAACTTTTCAACCTTCTCAGGTACTATCTTCCCACACGAGTTTCAAAAGATTGCTCTCAGCTCTCGTGCTGAGATTCGAAATCTTCTTTTGAAACTCCGAATCAGTACGTACCAACTCCTCCGAGATCCTTGCGAATGTCATCACCATTGACGGAGAAAGAAGAACTCTGTTgagttttgtaatttgttgtttgttttgattttcgaGATAAAACAGAGAGTAAGAgaacttctttcttttaaacttaTAATCAAAAAGCAAGCTAACAACTCTCTGACACACACCATGCTCTCTTTCTTGCATACTCAGCAAAGACACTTTACTAGACAAGCTTAACTCTAGATTAGTCTAGTTTCACACCTCATACAAAAGTTTGATCATGACTTTTACCAACCTCGTTGACCTGCAACTACTAGTTTCTTCACTTGGTTTCTCTGATtcatttagtttggtttgggtaCAAAATAGGCATAAGTCAACAAACTCTTAGACCGGTTTTAAAAAGACCCCAAGCCGGTTAACGAGAGAATCACGCTAAACCGTAAGCTCTCATCTAACGAACTTACCAGATTTTAGCTGAGCTGTCAAACTAGCCACAATCTACTACAAAACCCCTTACCCTGACTGCAGTGATCCTACACTAGACTTGTAAAAGACTCacttaaaaaactttgtattaaGTCAATAAGAGCAATATTTTCACAGACACACATAAAATTGTATCAATATATTACATGCAAATTTTTTACTGAGAAACTTACAATTAGATCCGCAAGAGCTGTCTCAAAGCTATAAGTTTGTGGTAGTTCTCTAAGCAAATCAGTATCAGGTGTTAAATCCCACATGTTCTGCAAATACAAAGAACAAGACCATCACTAAACAAAGCTTAAAGAGACAATTAtacatagcaaaaaaaaaactatgtaaatAAAGCTAACCTCATACATACTAGAAGCCTCTCCAGTCCCATCCTGATCCAGAgattaatcaagaaacataaATCTATCATAATTAGCTTAATCAACACATAAAGAACAGAGAAAGTAGCATAATGAAAAGATTATAACAACCAACTCACATCAAGACGTATTATGTTGCACAAATCAGGCTTAAACTTCGCAAATCGAACGATCTCTTTAATCTTTTCACCGTTAAACTCGAGATAAGATTTAGCAGCCATATTCCAATCAACCAACTTCCTCTTCTTACCGGACAAAACACAGTTTTTCCGGGTTTTGTCATATTCATCTTTCACCAGGTTAACAAAATTCTTCATTGACATTGTAGGCTCAGGGTTAGTAAGTGTGAGTGTCACACTAGTGCTGTTTGGCAAAAGAACCTTGAGCCTGTAAAACTTATCTCctccaccatcatcatcatctagaaACAATCTTCTCTCGATCGGTCTCTTCTTACTCATCTGAAATTCAAAGCACATAATTCAGAAGAGAAGATACCCATAAAAAAATACGGATATGAGGCATGCATGGATATGaggtttttttacattttattgtaaattttttacaaaaagttgtgtGGTTTGGTAACTTTAGAAAGCAAGTACCTAAAAGCTACAACATATACATCTACTAATACAAGTGCATGTAAACACCACACTTAGTAAAGAATCTATGTAGATCGATTTGCATATAACAAGCCAAAACCGGAGAGACAACTGTTTATAGACTTTATTACCTTGAGATGAACAACTCTTTAAGTTTTGGCAGTGAAATCAACTTCAGATACCTTAGATTTTGCAGACTGATTTAGCTTTGAATAACCCTCCAAACGCtaagaagagagagacaaatgagaagacgaagaaaaagaagaagagtgagaaCGAGAGTGTTGGGAAAAGATAGGAAGGGGAAGAGTCGAGGAGTGAGATGAGAAATGAAGAGTCGGCAAATTTTATAATGAAtatgtttacaaataaaattatttttctattggttattTTGTTTGGGGCTCCATTACCCAAGACGGAAGATGAAGTATATATACGTGTTTAGGTATTATTAACTTTATCATCATTAGGAGATTTATACTTTTTTCTACTCACAGAAGTACCCATAGCTTTTGATATTTTCGGCAAAAAACATCAAACCTTTTTTATATTACGAAAACATCAAGAACGTTTTAGTAAACTACCGAATTGTTCCAAATCATCTGCTATTTACAGAAGTACTACATGAAGaagacttttaaaaagtaaaaacctaaGAGTCTATCGTAGCTGTTAAATGTTGGTACTTGTCCGTTGCCTTCTTCAACTTTTTCACCAACCTACGCATCTTACATTTCCCCTCGGTGATCTCCTTCTCAGCCTTTCTCTTTTTGCCTCTTGCTATTTCTATTCGCACCAATGCCTTCTCTTGCTTCTCCGTTACGGTTATTGGAAAATGAACTTCCGGTGTACTGACACAGCACAAGACACAATAACCAAAGATCACCAACAGTCCCAATAACCAAAGACAgataacaaaagaaagcaaagatcTGCAAGGTTTAAAGGATAAAAAAGAAAGTGCATGTACCAGCAACCAGAGTATATGAAACCGTTTTCTCTGGCGATCACACCATCTAGAGACACAGCGTCTCCATTGATGTGAGGAAGAGCTGCTTCGAGATCCTCTGCGGTCTCATACACCTGCAACTCTCCAAAAACTCCATAGAATAGCGTCTCCCTAAGCCCATGACCCGAGTTTGATTGTATATCCAGCTCCTCTGAATTTAAGTGTATCATGTTCACAGCGTAGCCTTTGAAACCGGGAATAGGATCTCCATTCGGCAGGTAAGGGTTATCCATGGCTAATCTCTTCTGAGGATCATTCTTCACAAGTCCATTCCTCCAAGGTCTGCATGTTTTGAGCCGGAAAACATTTGACTAAGCTATAGATTAACAAGANNNNNNNNNNNNNNNNNNNNNNNNNNNNNNNNNNNNNNNNNNNNNNNNNNNNNNNNNNNNNNNNNNNNNNNNNNNNNNNNNNNNNNNNNNNNNNNNNNNNNNNNNNNNNNNNNNNNNNNNNNNNNNNNNNNNNNNNNNNNNNNNNNNNNNNNNNNNNNNNNNNNNNNNNNNNNNNNNNNNNNNNNNNNNNNNNNNNNNNNNNNNNNNNNNNNNNNNNNNNNNNNNNNNNNNNNNNNNNNNNNNNNNNNNNNNNNNNNNNNNNNNNNNNNNNNNNNNNNNNNNNNNNNNNNNNNNNNNNNNNNNNNNNNNNNNNNNNNNNNNNNNNNNNNNNNNNNNNNNNNNNNNNNNNNNNNNNNNNNNNNNNNNNNNNNNNNNNNNNNNNNNNNNNNNNNNNNNNNNNNNNNNNNNNNNNNNNNNNNNNNNNNNNNNNNNNNNNNNNNNNNNNNNNNNNNNNNNNNNNNNNNNNNNNNNNNNNNNNNNNNNNNNNNNNNNNNNNNNNNNNNNNNNNNNNNNNNNNNNNNNNNNNNNNNNNNNNNNNNNNNNNNNNNNNNNNNNNNNNNNNNNNNNNNNNNNNNNNNNNNNNNNNNNNNNNNNNNNNNNNNNNNNNNNNNNNNNNNNNNNNNNNNNNNNNNNNNNNNNNNNNNNNNNNNNNNNNNNNNNNNNNNNNNNNNNNNNNNNNNNNNNNNNNNNNNNNNNNNNNNNNNNNNNNNNNNNNNNNNNNNNNNNNNNNNNNNNNNNNNNNNNNNNNNNNNNNNNNNNNNNNNNNNNNNNNNNNNNNNNNNNNNNNNNNNNNNNNNNNNNNNNNNNNNNNNNNNNNNNNNNNNNNNNNNNNNNNNNNNNNNNNNNNNNNNNNNNNNNNNNNNNNNNNNNNNNNNNNNNNNNNNNNNNNNNNNNNNNNNNNNNNNNNNNNNNNNNNNNNNNNNNNNNNNNNNNNNNNNNNNNNNNNNNNNNNNNNNNNNNNNNNNNNNNNNNNNNNNNNNNNNNNNNNNNNNNNNNNNNNNNNNNNNNNNNNNNNNNNNNNNNNNNNNNNNNNNNNNNNNNNNNNNNNNNNNNNNNNNNNNNNNNNNNNNNNNNNNNNNNNNNNNNNNNNNNNNNNNNNNNNNNNNNNNNNNNNNNNNNNNNNNNNNNNNNNNNNNNNNNNNNNNNNNNNNNNNNNNNNNTCAAACGGAGAGTACAAAAATATGTACCTGGTTGCATCAAGACAAATAACAAGAAACCGATTGGTGATAGTTCGTCCGTGGCTAGCTGCTTCAGATTGAAGCTTGCGATACTCATCGCTTTTCTGTCCAAATTGTGATGATTTGCACACCAATGAAAGCATTGTGTCTTTCCCCAAATATTCAGACAAAACCCTGTCAGTCATACCAAATTAGTTACGAAGTTGAAGATTTTCCCCAAGCGTAGACACTATGAATATGATCAGAAAAAATCTGTGGCTATACATTGATATTTACCTGCTAAGGGAGGTGGAGGCAACTGAACCGAGAAGCGCTACAATGCCAAACATTCCTTTgtttgacagaaaaaaagacTGTGGAGGCGGAGCCTCTCTGTACAGACAGCAGAAAACCGATGCTGCAGTGTCATGATGCTTCTCTTCGATTTGTTTCATCATAGATTCTTTTGTGGATAGGCATTCTGGGAACGATGCACCAAGAGGTTCCagagaagctgagaagaaaTTCACATAAACATGGATAGTTCATAAAAagaatgcaaaataaaataaaatagcagCAATGCAGCAAATCAAGACACTAGTTACCTTGCAGCGCACTCAATTCTTGCTCAGCATGTTCATGTTCAGCCTGCAAACTTTCTAGGTGCTTATCTGCTTCAATCGGTATTCTTCGTatgtattgattttttcttttaagctcTGCAGGAAGAAAGGAATATTTTCAATGTGGCTGAGATAAACTAGGAATACAAAAGCTAGATCATTCTAGATATTGTTTTGCTTTCACTAAGGCATAAATGAAAGagaaatatcaatattttccCACTTAAATAGTGATGACCATACCTCAGCGTACTGTGCCATATCCATCAGGCCAGTTTGGCTACTGAGAGCCAATGAAGATGACCTAATGGCCAAGACTCCAATCTGTGAACATGGAGTCAGCCCTGGATTTGTGATTAAAGGGATTCCTGATTCAGGTGGTGTAGTCGTCCTTGGATAAGGTGTTGAATACCCagtctcttctctttcaaatgTGGAAGCAGATGTCACCTGAGTCTGAAAATCAAATACAGGAAAATCAATATGAAAAAGCGATTTAACATAAACATGAACTGAAAATTCTACCCATAGTAGAAACATATtgcaatatatacaaaattcacCAGTTACTAGTTACTACCTTTAAGCTCAAATGCAGCTCAGGGTATCGAGAATGGAACACCCTGAAAGCAAAGACACCCTCGATCTCTGGGAGGGAAAGATAAGGAACTCTGCAGGATCCATGGACAAAGGCATATCTGATTGCACTCTCAACGCTACTTGAATCAGATTCAATGCTCATTGTACGGAACCACCCAGATTTTTCGTCATGATGGATGCTAGTATCCAAAGAA is drawn from Camelina sativa cultivar DH55 chromosome 8, Cs, whole genome shotgun sequence and contains these coding sequences:
- the LOC104706733 gene encoding uncharacterized protein LOC104706733 isoform X4; this translates as MFGYGGPYASMFLGRRTLVSSKTKESKKVFTLQFKKEALIDNRSILGKNWKTDGGMRDPSEEEIKLSPHGSFTKVEIFESEFDISKIYQLQCRLKDIYFPYIQCDELSKTGRTERPVEFQVNGEDLAEITGGEVAITNLHSTAQVYSFEIRFTLSGGKRKGTTQKANARPKFVYFPIVQGKESFEKILESLEEEGCKVSESFQTFGRVSVRRLGRLLPEVRWDSIPFMVRGNRASTLQKGSRRVKCFVDLDAGFSPTPSKTDLASQSPFTLALKNFGSKSKEKDNDVSCVLHREGKTLVFGQVDQDYKAWVLEMHKTYDEEEASGEDDAVVIFDSLDNKALCISPDCEAVRVHSIMKRKGMSWKRGQKIRILKGACGGVHKNDVYATIDYFLVEGFDDEAGGDAWIICRQINYSEDEGCLLSMTKGVSRLELRSSSSFPISIIDSGMCLPLDETEWNRKIEKQREKDPSRIDLLDEKDCRALNIDGESSFGDTVRAGETPPQQIVAVVRPASFTSSKVSKKLHQKHIVKMDGNMLMEVEFQDSNKNTKILYSHDCFPTSCKGFHGLYIFPLESKLPDKFNKTGIYNFCFSIGKSITAKKKVLVEPSSKVGSWKLASNLEFTQQYNVQVGSSLPPCSIACFDEYENQIPFTSVPTLEVELKASPGFERKIDMIEANLVDDGILKVENMLVETDSLDQIRPDYDATLKICSKDEPFSVSVACKINPGPMKRVVEMYPEALENLLPDSTAQNYILEVFDGYNNHVAEGTNVLICTEGYCIKDSMGLHRKVDSCGCVDLSGILQVTAGYGKSISLSVMSGTDEIFKKESIIEKRELRLLTKLPDCCTAGTNLTNLKFKVTDSDGVIDTSIHHDENSGYFHTMSAESDSSSVESEVRYAFVHGFCKVSTVSLPKSEGDFSFRVFHSRFPEIHMSLKIQLTPAQTFERDEIGCSTPYPRMSFTPQSKMASTTNSSVAPTGQSPCSQFRVLNIKASSSTLGSQTGLMDMAQFTESLKEKLIRYSEHRVEVDERLKCLEAELNQAKEEFNTLQASLEALGATFPECLYTKESMMKQIEKKQHNTASSLFCYLYREAAPPRSLLLSKKGLFGLVALLGSVASTSLSRVLSEYLGEDMMLALVCKSAQCGSSSAEYLRLQSEAVRLGRSITNHRFHVLCLDAIRPWKDGILENDPQKKLAMDDPKLSDGDPIPGFKGYAVNMIDLDTEELCIQTYSGYGLRETLFYHLFGNLQVYETQKQVEAALPHINGGGAVSLDGFIAKGNEFIYSGCSKPEIHFPITVTENEEEKLRKLEAARDRVRMAAKKIEEEKCSLRKLEKKMKKTNEAYHNATNSLELIQTLPPE